Proteins found in one Haemorhous mexicanus isolate bHaeMex1 chromosome 23, bHaeMex1.pri, whole genome shotgun sequence genomic segment:
- the SSU72 gene encoding RNA polymerase II subunit A C-terminal domain phosphatase SSU72, whose amino-acid sequence MPSAPLRVAVVCSSNQNRSMEAHNILSKRGFSVRSFGTGTHVKLPGPAPDKPNVYDFKTTYDQMYNDLLRKDKELYTQNGILHMLDRNKRIKPRPERFQNCKDVFDLILTCEERVYDQVVEDLNSREQETCQPVHVINVDIQDNHEEATLGAFLICELCQCIQHTEDMENEIDELLQEFEEKSGRTFLHTVCFY is encoded by the exons ATGCCGTCCGCGCCGCTCCGCGTGGCCGTGGTGTGCTCCAGCAACCAGAACCGCAGCATGGAGGCGCACAACATCCTCAG CAAACGAGGATTCAGCGTGCGATCCTTTGGCACAGGGACTCACGTGAAACTGCCAGGACCAGCCCCGGACAAGCCAAATGTTTATGACTTCAAAACAACATATGATCAGATGTACAATGATCTGCTTAGGAAAGACAAAGAACT ATACACACAGAATGGAATTTTACACATGTTGGACAGAAATAAGAGAATCAAGCCACGGCCAGAACGATTCCAGAACTGCAAAGACGTTTTTGATTTGATCCTAACGTGTGAAGAAAGAGTCTATGATCAAGTAGTAGAAG ATCTGAactccagggagcaggagacGTGTCAGCCCGTGCACGTCATCAACGTGGACATCCAGGACAACCACGAGGAGGCCACGCTGGGGGCATTCCTCATCTGTGAGCTCTGCCAGTGT ATCCAGCACACAGAAGACATGGAGAACGAGATAGACGAGCTGCTCCAGGAGTTTGAAGAGAAAAGTGGAAGGACTTTTCTTCACACTGTCTGCTTTTATTAA